From Ascaphus truei isolate aAscTru1 chromosome 17, aAscTru1.hap1, whole genome shotgun sequence, the proteins below share one genomic window:
- the LOC142468204 gene encoding uncharacterized protein LOC142468204, translating into MTSQSSTTTKGNRSRAELTAVLQHQDEEALGEPEDWVSTRPLTRPRDETTRPVDQSYELFFDAEPDFDQLLQKRLALFGRRVTPKIRLEVMKLVQREVEQKCRSKDQQQQRQADRGRARYRRQGGCSDQRSLTPSQAPHLGFNNLSNCDETSEDIDGYLQFFGRTCCLHDEPRGVPDDLCKDYGGVGQYAITEMYRIKFRTLERGPNETYVEFAMKLAHYFERWITSSGARTMEDLMNLFTLEQFFECCPTEVKEWVRARMPSTPKEAANLADKCVEERPYLLKMGPTNMWQQNTRPTKQPQPSQLHKPLHERQCYQCGHYGHLVRNCPEERRLTAPAKGNRKAGGRPL; encoded by the coding sequence ATGACAAGCCAGTCCAGCACTACAACTAAAGGAAATAGAAGCAGGGCAGAACTCACTGCTGTGCTGCAGCATCAAGATGAGGAGGCCCTGGGTGAGCCTGAAGATTGGGTCAGCACTAGGCCACTAACACGCCCTCGAGATGAGACAACGCGACCTGTGGATCAGAGTTATGAGTTGTTCTTCGATGCAGAGCCAGACTTTGACCAGCTACTCCAGAAAAGACTGGCCCTGTTTGGCCGACGTGTCACGCCCAAAATACGCTTGGAGGTGATGAAATTAGTACAGAGAGAGGTGGAGCAAAAGTGCAGATCGAAGGATCAACAGCAGCAGAGGCAGGCAGACCGGGGAAGAGCCCGCTACCGTCGTCAAGGTGGCTGTTCCGACCAACGGTCCTTGACTCCCAGCCAAGCACCTCACCTTGGCTTCAACAACCTGTCCAATTGTGACGAGACCTCAGAGGACATTGATGGATACCTGCAGTTTTTTGGAAGGACTTGTTGTCTGCATGACGAACCCCGGGGGGTACCAGATGACCTCTGTAAGGACTATGGAGGGGTTGGCCAGTATGCCATCACAGAGATGTACCGCATAAAGTTCAGGACTCTAGAGCGTGGTCCCAATGAAACCTATGTGGAGTTTGCGATGAAGCTGGCCCATTACTTTGAAAGGTGGATCACCAGCAGCGGTGCCAGGACGATGGAGGACTTGATGAACCTGTTCACGTTGGAACAATTCTTTGAGTGTTGCCCGACTGAGGTGAAGGAATGGGTCAGAGCCCGGATGCCCTCCACGCCTAAAGAAGCGGCCAATCTGGCAGACAAATGTGTGGAAGAGCGTCCCTATCTGCTGAAAATGGGTCCGACAAACATGTGGCAACAAAATACCCGTCCCACAAAGCAACCCCAACCCAGCCAGCTGCACAAGCCCCTGCATGAGAGGCAGTGCTACCAGTGTGGCCACTATGGGCACCTGGTAAGAAACTGCCCAGAGGAACGCCGACTGACGGCGCCAGCCAAAGGAAATCGCAAAGCTGGGGGCCGCCCGTTGTGA